Proteins encoded by one window of Gordonia jinghuaiqii:
- a CDS encoding CDP-alcohol phosphatidyltransferase family protein — translation MTEPEAADSPAPDRIVTVPNALSVLRLALIPVFVWLLLVEKADGWAFAVLVFSGVSDWADGKLARLLDQSSRIGALLDPAADRLYIVIIPVAFGIREFLPWWLIGVIIARDVLLFASAPLLRSRGVLALPVLYIGKAGTFALMSAFPWLLAGQLDSVVGTIAYPVGWAFMIWGVGLYLWSFVLYWYQTILVVQRMPPRRRAGTSADSRV, via the coding sequence GTGACCGAGCCGGAGGCGGCGGACTCGCCGGCTCCGGACCGGATCGTGACGGTTCCGAACGCGCTGAGCGTCCTGCGGCTGGCGCTCATCCCGGTGTTCGTGTGGCTTCTGCTCGTCGAGAAGGCGGACGGGTGGGCATTCGCGGTGCTGGTCTTCTCCGGCGTCTCAGACTGGGCCGACGGCAAACTGGCGCGTCTGCTCGATCAGTCGTCGCGCATCGGTGCACTGCTCGATCCGGCGGCCGACCGGCTCTACATCGTGATCATCCCGGTGGCCTTCGGGATCCGCGAGTTCCTGCCGTGGTGGCTCATCGGGGTGATCATCGCTCGCGATGTGCTGCTGTTCGCCTCGGCGCCGCTGCTGCGCTCGCGCGGGGTACTGGCCCTGCCGGTGCTCTACATCGGCAAGGCCGGGACATTCGCGTTGATGAGCGCGTTCCCGTGGCTCCTTGCCGGACAACTCGATTCGGTGGTGGGGACCATCGCCTACCCGGTCGGGTGGGCGTTCATGATCTGGGGCGTCGGACTTTATCTGTGGTCCTTCGTCCTGTACTGGTATCAGACGATCCTGGTGGTGCAGCGGATGCCGCCGCGCCGCCGGGCAGGCACCTCGGCAGACAGTAGAGTCTGA
- a CDS encoding AAA family ATPase, with the protein MHGLSYTVLGGLGAQIGSDAVELGTRKQRAMLAQLILADGAPLRADRLIEGIWGDSPPDRAEVSLQSYISGLRKALEPDRKPRSPSTVLLTHGTGYSLPTTPEQVDLRRLTTNLTTARTLMQRGDTAEAAPLLQKILDDYRPLLPEFEGLAFRDEAAAQLDRTLQAARELSFEARMAAGDHRLLVTELETEVERAPLDEGLWVLLATALYRLGRQSDALGAIAGARRILADEIGVDPGPRLRTLEADILDHAPHLDTPAATTREAVTVDAAGAAPPTVPPIAFDDAPALVGRADELAALHRAVLASMSGHGGVVVVEGEPGAGKTALIDEAGRRATGAAELRVLWGRCVDDPAAPSMWPWVQILGAVLPQLDPAERERLLDSSLGRMVTEGVNVIPPPRQMPDATARFQFYDQAADLLDGVAQTSKLIIVLDDLQWADGASLELFAHMASRRTPGVTFFSSLRSPSPRPVVASTLATLARLPEHRRIHVGPLNGDDISELIRRETQQWPEVATVSSIERRTGGNAFFVRELARILAARGSIAGSAVPSGIRDVVRQRLLGLSSETIELLEISSLIGTRVDLVLLSTAAGRPVEKALDSLEPAGAAGVIDLGPQDPFGFAFAHDIIREAIADGVTSMRARRIHLAIADALAGNSSPHAVTRVARHLWSAGPLADRERTTAALLTAGNIALRTYDFDGAKRHLGDAATLARSTGDQQAELIAIATQLAGEVAAHGYFAADPDLQERARTLASTLGDTRLLATLDYARCAAHIQVADAHTGHRLAQDLRGRAERSDDPVVVHLGMQVAGIDEFTRGNFGAAHRILDTYAPIPDDVEGLRDDQLAMARGFRGWTAAVHLGRDAGRSVFAAMADSRPDARSRLATAIFAVGAASMLGDAAWAIEAGTAITADGAGELAYLRRGGERMYWWARALAGDIDDALARIEQLSADQPGMGDHPRTGEGFWLGLHAEVLIAAGKLTDAAALLDRAEDFAERTGERYADAHRILVRARYEYANGRPASVVGATLTRAREAAVVQEANALVERIDSVGAAWGLSPRLRDTPS; encoded by the coding sequence GTGCACGGACTCTCCTATACGGTCCTGGGCGGCCTCGGGGCTCAGATCGGTTCCGATGCCGTCGAACTCGGCACGCGCAAGCAGCGGGCCATGCTGGCGCAGCTGATCCTGGCCGACGGCGCGCCGCTGCGCGCCGACCGGTTGATCGAGGGCATCTGGGGCGACTCCCCGCCCGACCGCGCCGAGGTCTCGCTCCAGTCCTACATCTCGGGGCTGCGCAAAGCGCTCGAACCCGACCGCAAACCACGCAGCCCCTCCACTGTCCTGTTGACGCACGGGACCGGGTACAGCCTCCCGACGACTCCCGAACAAGTCGACCTCCGGCGCCTGACCACGAACCTGACGACGGCGCGGACGCTGATGCAGCGAGGCGACACCGCCGAGGCGGCCCCCCTGCTGCAGAAGATCCTCGACGACTATCGGCCTCTCCTACCCGAATTCGAGGGTCTGGCCTTCCGCGACGAGGCCGCCGCCCAGCTGGACCGGACGCTGCAGGCCGCGCGCGAGCTGTCGTTCGAGGCCAGGATGGCTGCCGGCGACCACCGACTGCTCGTCACCGAACTCGAGACCGAGGTGGAACGCGCGCCGCTCGACGAAGGCCTCTGGGTCTTGCTGGCCACGGCGCTGTACCGCCTCGGTCGCCAATCCGATGCGCTCGGCGCGATCGCCGGCGCACGGCGCATCCTGGCCGACGAGATCGGCGTCGACCCGGGTCCGCGGCTGCGGACGCTGGAAGCGGACATCCTCGACCACGCACCACATCTCGACACCCCGGCCGCCACCACGCGCGAGGCAGTCACCGTCGACGCCGCCGGGGCAGCGCCGCCCACGGTTCCCCCGATCGCCTTCGACGACGCACCGGCACTGGTCGGCCGCGCCGACGAGCTCGCCGCACTGCACCGTGCCGTGCTGGCGTCGATGTCGGGACACGGCGGGGTCGTCGTCGTGGAAGGCGAACCGGGCGCGGGTAAAACAGCGCTGATCGACGAGGCCGGACGTCGTGCAACCGGGGCCGCCGAGCTGCGCGTGCTGTGGGGACGATGCGTCGACGACCCGGCCGCACCGTCGATGTGGCCCTGGGTCCAGATCCTGGGTGCGGTACTCCCCCAATTGGATCCCGCCGAGCGCGAACGACTCCTCGACAGCTCACTCGGCCGCATGGTCACCGAAGGCGTCAACGTCATCCCGCCGCCCCGCCAGATGCCCGATGCCACCGCGCGATTCCAGTTCTACGACCAGGCCGCCGACCTGCTCGACGGCGTCGCGCAGACCTCGAAGCTGATCATCGTGCTCGACGACCTCCAGTGGGCCGACGGCGCTTCGCTGGAGTTGTTCGCGCACATGGCTTCTCGCCGCACCCCCGGTGTCACCTTCTTCTCGTCGCTGCGCTCACCGTCACCGCGGCCGGTGGTGGCCTCGACACTGGCGACGCTGGCCCGGCTCCCCGAGCACCGCCGGATCCACGTCGGCCCCCTGAACGGCGACGACATCTCCGAACTGATCCGCCGCGAGACCCAGCAGTGGCCCGAGGTCGCGACCGTCTCGTCGATCGAGCGGCGCACCGGAGGCAACGCGTTCTTCGTCCGCGAGCTGGCCCGCATCCTCGCCGCTCGCGGTTCCATCGCCGGCAGCGCGGTACCGTCCGGAATCCGCGATGTGGTTCGTCAACGTCTACTCGGATTGTCCTCAGAGACAATAGAACTCCTCGAGATCTCGTCGCTCATCGGAACCCGGGTGGATCTCGTGCTGCTGTCGACCGCCGCCGGCCGACCGGTCGAGAAGGCCCTCGACTCCCTCGAACCCGCGGGCGCGGCCGGGGTCATCGACCTCGGGCCGCAGGACCCCTTCGGTTTCGCCTTCGCCCACGACATCATCCGGGAGGCCATCGCCGACGGTGTCACCTCGATGCGCGCCCGACGGATCCATCTCGCGATCGCCGACGCGCTCGCGGGCAACTCCTCACCGCATGCGGTCACCCGGGTGGCCCGTCATCTGTGGTCGGCCGGTCCGCTCGCCGACCGCGAACGCACCACGGCGGCGCTGCTGACCGCGGGGAACATCGCCCTGCGCACCTATGATTTCGACGGCGCCAAGCGACATCTCGGCGACGCGGCCACCCTCGCGCGTTCCACCGGGGACCAGCAGGCCGAGTTGATCGCGATCGCCACCCAGCTGGCCGGCGAGGTCGCCGCCCACGGATACTTCGCCGCCGACCCGGACCTGCAGGAGCGTGCCCGCACACTCGCCTCGACACTCGGCGACACACGCCTGCTCGCCACCCTCGACTACGCGCGCTGCGCCGCCCACATCCAGGTCGCCGACGCCCACACCGGACATCGGCTGGCGCAGGACCTTCGCGGACGGGCCGAACGTTCCGATGACCCGGTCGTCGTGCACCTCGGCATGCAGGTCGCCGGGATCGATGAGTTCACCCGGGGGAATTTCGGTGCGGCGCACCGTATCCTCGACACCTACGCACCCATCCCCGACGATGTCGAGGGGCTGCGCGACGACCAGCTCGCGATGGCGCGCGGCTTCCGTGGCTGGACGGCTGCGGTCCACCTCGGCCGCGACGCCGGACGTTCGGTGTTCGCGGCCATGGCCGACTCACGGCCCGACGCCAGGTCACGTCTGGCCACGGCGATCTTCGCGGTGGGCGCGGCATCGATGCTCGGCGACGCCGCGTGGGCCATCGAGGCCGGCACGGCCATCACCGCCGACGGCGCGGGCGAACTCGCCTACCTCCGCCGCGGTGGCGAACGGATGTACTGGTGGGCTCGTGCGCTCGCCGGCGACATCGACGACGCGCTCGCCCGCATCGAGCAACTCAGCGCCGACCAGCCCGGGATGGGGGACCATCCGCGCACCGGAGAGGGATTCTGGCTGGGTCTGCATGCCGAGGTGCTCATCGCCGCGGGCAAGCTGACCGATGCCGCCGCACTTCTCGATCGTGCGGAGGACTTCGCCGAGAGGACCGGCGAACGATACGCGGACGCTCATCGCATCCTGGTGCGCGCACGGTACGAGTACGCCAACGGTCGCCCGGCATCGGTGGTCGGCGCGACACTCACGCGGGCACGCGAGGCCGCCGTGGTCCAGGAGGCGAACGCGCTGGTCGAGCGGATCGACTCGGTCGGTGCCGCCTGGGGTCTGTCGCCCCGGCTCCGGGACACCCCGTCCTGA
- a CDS encoding VOC family protein — MTLAIGMITVDTLDPMPLAKWWAEQLDGEIVQENDGFFVVVAVAPGSPLIAFQQVEDPTPGKNRVHLDLTTENLAAEVERLVTAGATKIADREMPGFAWVTLADPDGNQFCVSGTHAESAD; from the coding sequence ATGACTCTCGCAATCGGAATGATCACGGTGGACACGCTCGATCCCATGCCCCTGGCCAAGTGGTGGGCCGAGCAGCTCGACGGTGAGATCGTGCAGGAGAACGACGGGTTCTTCGTGGTCGTCGCCGTCGCGCCCGGCTCGCCGCTGATCGCGTTTCAGCAGGTCGAAGACCCCACACCCGGAAAGAACCGCGTCCATCTCGATCTCACCACCGAGAATCTCGCAGCAGAGGTGGAACGTCTGGTGACCGCCGGGGCGACCAAGATCGCCGATCGCGAGATGCCCGGATTCGCCTGGGTGACCCTCGCCGACCCCGACGGGAACCAGTTCTGTGTCTCCGGCACGCACGCGGAATCCGCCGACTAG
- the gcvH gene encoding glycine cleavage system protein GcvH: MSDSKVPDTLRYTAEHEWIERLGPTKVRVGITDYAQDALGDVVFVQLPDDGAAVTIGESFAEVESTKSVSDIFGPLEGTVSAVNDALEASPDLVNSDPYGEGWLVEIEAADESTLDEHLGEVLDAASYRAVIEG; the protein is encoded by the coding sequence GTGAGTGACAGCAAAGTGCCGGACACCTTGCGATACACCGCGGAGCACGAGTGGATCGAGCGGCTCGGACCGACGAAGGTTCGCGTCGGCATCACCGACTACGCCCAGGACGCGCTCGGTGACGTGGTGTTCGTGCAGCTGCCCGACGACGGGGCCGCGGTGACCATCGGTGAGTCCTTCGCCGAGGTCGAGTCGACCAAGAGCGTGTCGGACATCTTCGGGCCTCTCGAGGGCACCGTCTCGGCCGTCAACGATGCCCTCGAGGCATCTCCCGACCTGGTCAACTCCGATCCCTACGGCGAAGGCTGGCTCGTGGAGATCGAGGCGGCGGACGAGTCGACTCTCGACGAGCATCTCGGCGAGGTGCTCGACGCCGCGAGCTATCGCGCGGTCATCGAGGGGTGA
- a CDS encoding DUF503 domain-containing protein — protein sequence MWIGFCEFDYLLGDVHSLKQKRSVIRPIITDLRRRYSVSAAEVGHLEVHRRTLIGASVVAADRDHVVEVLDAVERSAANHPDVELLSARCRLVSSGDF from the coding sequence ATGTGGATCGGGTTCTGCGAGTTCGACTATCTCCTCGGCGACGTGCACTCACTGAAACAGAAACGGTCCGTGATCCGGCCGATCATCACCGATCTGCGTCGGCGGTATTCGGTGTCGGCGGCGGAGGTGGGACACCTCGAGGTGCACAGGCGCACACTGATCGGTGCAAGCGTGGTGGCCGCCGACCGTGACCATGTCGTCGAGGTGCTCGATGCGGTCGAACGGTCAGCGGCGAATCACCCGGACGTCGAGTTGTTGTCGGCCCGATGCCGGCTGGTCAGCTCGGGCGATTTCTGA
- the ppk2 gene encoding polyphosphate kinase 2, with protein MAKKDKPKPAKIANNVYEAELFRLQTELVKLQEWVRETGTRVVVVFEGRDAAGKGGTIKRITEYLSPRIARVAALPAPNDRERGQWYYQRYVAHLPAPGEIVLFDRSWYNRAGVEKVMGFCTPEEHSRFLRQTPIFEQMLIDDGILLRKYWFSVSDEEQLKRFRSRMKDPVRQWKLSPMDLESVYRWEDYSRAKDEMMVHTDTALSPWYVVESDIKKHARLNMISHLLDSIDYDEVPRPRVTLPKHPIETGNYHRPPRSLSKYVPDHVATLIRTDN; from the coding sequence ATGGCAAAGAAGGACAAGCCGAAGCCGGCCAAGATCGCCAACAACGTGTACGAGGCCGAGCTCTTCCGGCTCCAGACCGAGCTCGTCAAACTCCAGGAATGGGTGCGCGAGACCGGTACCCGCGTCGTCGTCGTCTTCGAGGGACGTGACGCGGCGGGTAAGGGCGGCACCATCAAACGCATCACGGAGTATCTGAGTCCCCGCATCGCGCGTGTGGCAGCGCTACCGGCGCCCAACGACCGTGAACGCGGCCAGTGGTACTACCAGCGCTACGTCGCGCATCTGCCGGCACCCGGTGAGATCGTCCTGTTCGACCGGTCCTGGTACAACCGCGCCGGCGTCGAGAAGGTGATGGGTTTCTGCACGCCCGAGGAACACTCCCGGTTCCTGCGTCAGACGCCGATCTTCGAGCAGATGCTCATCGACGACGGCATCCTGTTGCGCAAGTACTGGTTCTCGGTATCCGACGAAGAGCAGCTCAAACGGTTCCGGTCACGCATGAAAGACCCTGTGCGGCAATGGAAGCTGAGCCCGATGGATCTCGAGTCGGTGTACCGGTGGGAGGACTACTCGCGCGCCAAGGACGAGATGATGGTTCACACCGACACCGCCCTGAGCCCGTGGTACGTCGTCGAATCCGACATCAAGAAGCACGCGCGACTCAACATGATCTCGCACCTGCTGGACAGCATCGACTACGACGAGGTGCCCCGGCCGCGCGTGACGCTGCCGAAGCATCCGATCGAGACCGGCAACTATCACCGGCCGCCGCGCTCGCTGTCGAAATACGTACCCGACCACGTGGCGACGCTGATCCGCACCGACAACTGA
- a CDS encoding mismatch-specific DNA-glycosylase, which produces MGFTRDELLGYRDRTVADLVGDDCRLLFVGINPGLWTAATGAHFARPGNRFYPALARAGIVDHVIDASTGMSDADRKALLERGVGITNVVARATATAAELTAQELRDGGVRLRERVRAIGPRVVAVAGITAYRSAFGRRDAVTGRQDETWDGAQLWVVPNPSGLNAHETVDSLATAYREAAVAAGVV; this is translated from the coding sequence GTGGGTTTCACGCGGGACGAACTTCTCGGCTACCGGGACCGCACCGTTGCCGACCTCGTCGGCGACGATTGCCGCCTGCTGTTCGTGGGCATCAACCCCGGCCTGTGGACCGCGGCGACGGGCGCCCATTTCGCCCGGCCCGGTAACCGCTTCTATCCCGCTCTCGCCCGCGCCGGGATCGTCGACCATGTGATCGACGCATCGACCGGAATGTCCGACGCCGACCGGAAAGCACTGCTCGAACGCGGCGTCGGCATCACCAATGTCGTGGCGCGAGCGACTGCCACCGCCGCGGAGCTCACCGCACAGGAGCTCCGTGACGGTGGCGTCCGGCTGCGTGAGCGGGTGCGTGCGATCGGCCCCAGGGTCGTCGCGGTCGCGGGGATAACCGCCTACCGCAGCGCGTTCGGACGCCGCGACGCCGTGACGGGACGGCAGGACGAGACGTGGGACGGCGCGCAGTTGTGGGTGGTCCCGAACCCCAGCGGACTCAACGCCCACGAGACGGTCGACTCCCTCGCCACGGCCTACCGTGAGGCGGCGGTTGCGGCAGGCGTCGTGTGA
- a CDS encoding META domain-containing protein — MSLGVPRHAAPESHPTRERPPARKHRVSLRIGPLISAIVIAFGVWAIGISSTGIGSEGIGTAGAAPAAPDFVGKTYSSTTVTGTQIPGGGPLEVSFPAANRIALSAGCNRHVGEMRVEGSALRLSSLASTMMACPGPQGDADGWITRFTQEPLTWYSVGQALVLVGSGSQVLLTENYS; from the coding sequence GTGAGCCTCGGCGTACCCCGTCACGCGGCGCCGGAAAGCCATCCGACCCGCGAACGTCCCCCAGCCCGCAAGCACCGCGTCAGCTTGCGCATCGGGCCACTGATCAGCGCGATTGTGATCGCGTTCGGCGTCTGGGCAATCGGCATCAGCTCTACGGGTATCGGCTCTGAGGGCATCGGCACGGCGGGGGCCGCGCCGGCCGCTCCCGACTTCGTCGGGAAGACCTACTCCTCGACCACCGTGACGGGTACGCAGATACCCGGCGGCGGCCCGCTGGAAGTGAGCTTTCCCGCGGCCAATCGCATCGCACTGTCCGCCGGGTGCAATCGCCACGTCGGCGAGATGCGCGTCGAGGGTTCGGCCCTGCGGCTGAGCTCGCTCGCCTCGACCATGATGGCCTGCCCGGGACCGCAGGGTGACGCCGACGGCTGGATCACCCGATTCACACAAGAACCGTTGACCTGGTACTCGGTCGGCCAGGCGCTGGTCCTGGTGGGGTCAGGCAGCCAGGTCCTGCTGACCGAGAACTACTCATGA
- the secA2 gene encoding accessory Sec system translocase SecA2, whose product MGKLSNSMWRLLGAQSTRNQSKSLSVIKNAEAHTDWAADLADDDFVAEAEKLDIAEKPADRARFLALVREAADRSIGLRPFDVQLQGALRLLEGDIVEMATGEGKTLAGAIAAIGHVLQGHQVHVISVNDYLATRDAEWMKPLFDVFGIAVHAVSENSTRDERRRAYAGDVTYGSVNEIGFDVLRDQLALSEADLVAPTPDVAIIDEADSVLVDEALVPLVLAGSTETEVPDQAIHDVVSRMKKKHYEIDAEGRNVTLTDEGAAFVEEELGGIDLYSEEHVGTTLVHVSIAMHAHYLLERDIHYIVRDGGVHLINASRGRVAQLQRWPDGVQAAVELKEGLTQTDSGEVIDTITVQALIGRYPRVCGMTGTALAAGEQFRQFYELRVSQIPPNTENIRTDLPDRVYDTKANKVEAIVAYVKEIHETGQPVLIGTHDVAESEELAYFLDKAGVKSVVLNAKNDAEEAKIIAEAGARDAVTVSTQMAGRGTDIRLGGSENDAAAREAVIELGGLCVVGTGRHDTERLDSQLRGRAGRQGDPGTSVFFSSLEDPVVTKNLAFKRDPVSPNEDGSMGSKGIDLIEQAQRIAEGVMLELHANTWRYNKLVNQQRDIIVARRMLILTTDTALDELAELEPARYAELIGEKAAEIDADAEASDAKASDVKASESAGAEGAAGTDSGSKAGTPVPRDVLAQAAREIVLFHLDRAWADHLAFVSDVRASIHLRSLGKESPLDEFHRMILAEFADLPGTALEKARETFREATITADGVDLGTADLHRSTTTWTYMVHDNLFASGGAKTLQGIIGIFR is encoded by the coding sequence GTGGGAAAGCTGAGCAACAGCATGTGGCGCCTTCTGGGGGCCCAGTCGACTCGCAACCAGTCGAAGTCGTTGAGCGTCATCAAAAACGCCGAAGCCCACACGGACTGGGCCGCTGATCTCGCCGACGACGACTTTGTCGCCGAGGCCGAGAAACTCGACATCGCGGAGAAGCCGGCCGACCGCGCCAGGTTCCTGGCGCTGGTCCGCGAGGCCGCCGACCGCTCGATCGGACTGCGGCCGTTCGACGTCCAACTCCAAGGCGCACTGCGACTCCTCGAGGGTGACATCGTCGAGATGGCCACCGGCGAGGGCAAGACGCTCGCCGGTGCGATCGCGGCGATCGGGCACGTGCTGCAAGGTCACCAGGTCCACGTCATCTCGGTGAACGACTACCTCGCCACGCGTGACGCCGAATGGATGAAGCCGCTCTTCGACGTGTTCGGCATCGCCGTCCACGCGGTGTCGGAGAACTCGACCCGTGACGAACGCCGCCGCGCCTACGCCGGCGACGTCACCTACGGGTCGGTCAACGAGATCGGCTTCGACGTCCTGCGCGACCAACTCGCGCTCTCCGAGGCCGACCTCGTCGCACCCACACCCGACGTCGCGATCATCGACGAGGCGGATTCGGTGCTCGTCGACGAGGCGCTCGTCCCGCTGGTGCTCGCCGGTTCGACCGAGACCGAGGTGCCCGACCAGGCCATCCACGACGTCGTGTCGCGGATGAAGAAAAAGCACTACGAGATCGACGCCGAGGGACGCAACGTCACCCTCACCGACGAGGGCGCGGCCTTCGTCGAAGAAGAACTCGGTGGCATCGATCTCTACAGCGAAGAGCACGTCGGTACCACGCTGGTCCACGTGAGCATCGCCATGCACGCGCACTACCTGCTCGAACGCGACATCCACTACATCGTGCGCGACGGCGGCGTCCATCTGATCAACGCGTCCCGCGGGCGTGTGGCACAGCTCCAGCGCTGGCCCGACGGCGTCCAGGCGGCCGTCGAGCTGAAGGAGGGGCTCACCCAGACCGACTCCGGCGAGGTCATCGACACCATCACCGTGCAGGCGCTCATCGGCCGCTACCCGCGCGTGTGCGGCATGACGGGCACCGCGCTCGCCGCGGGTGAACAGTTCCGGCAGTTCTACGAGCTGCGGGTGTCCCAGATCCCGCCCAACACCGAGAACATCCGCACCGACCTGCCCGACCGTGTCTACGACACCAAGGCCAACAAGGTCGAGGCGATCGTCGCCTACGTCAAGGAGATCCACGAGACGGGACAGCCGGTGCTCATCGGCACCCACGACGTCGCCGAATCCGAGGAGCTCGCGTACTTCCTCGACAAGGCGGGCGTGAAATCGGTGGTCCTCAACGCCAAGAACGACGCCGAGGAGGCGAAGATCATCGCCGAGGCCGGCGCCCGCGACGCGGTGACGGTCTCGACGCAGATGGCCGGTCGCGGCACCGACATCCGGCTCGGCGGCTCCGAGAACGACGCCGCTGCGCGTGAGGCCGTCATCGAGCTCGGCGGCCTGTGCGTCGTCGGTACCGGTCGCCACGACACCGAACGCCTCGACAGTCAGCTCCGCGGTCGCGCCGGCCGTCAGGGCGACCCCGGCACGTCGGTGTTCTTCTCCAGCCTCGAAGATCCGGTCGTCACCAAGAACCTGGCGTTCAAACGTGACCCGGTGTCGCCCAACGAAGACGGCTCGATGGGGAGCAAAGGCATCGATCTCATCGAGCAGGCCCAGCGCATCGCCGAGGGCGTCATGCTCGAGCTGCACGCGAACACCTGGCGTTACAACAAGCTGGTCAACCAGCAGCGCGACATCATCGTCGCCCGGCGCATGCTGATCCTGACCACCGACACCGCGCTCGACGAACTCGCCGAACTCGAACCCGCCCGCTACGCGGAGTTGATCGGGGAGAAGGCGGCGGAGATCGACGCCGACGCCGAGGCGTCCGATGCCAAGGCGTCCGATGTCAAGGCGTCCGAGTCGGCTGGGGCCGAGGGCGCAGCCGGCACCGACTCCGGTTCGAAGGCCGGGACACCGGTGCCCCGGGACGTCCTTGCGCAGGCGGCACGCGAGATCGTGCTGTTCCATCTCGACCGGGCCTGGGCGGATCATCTCGCATTCGTCTCCGACGTCCGCGCCAGCATCCACCTGAGGTCGCTGGGCAAGGAGAGCCCGCTCGACGAGTTCCACCGGATGATCCTGGCCGAGTTCGCCGACCTTCCCGGCACCGCCCTGGAGAAGGCGCGAGAGACGTTCCGGGAAGCCACGATCACCGCCGACGGCGTGGATCTCGGCACGGCCGATCTCCACCGTTCCACCACGACGTGGACCTACATGGTCCACGACAACCTGTTCGCCTCCGGCGGTGCCAAGACCCTGCAGGGCATCATCGGGATCTTCCGGTGA
- a CDS encoding FAD-binding oxidoreductase, translating into MTATPTSPTDQPGHAAGQPVGNPERLTVRTRTSVLAQLRDRVAGDVFGPGDAGYLDARSGFNRLGAHRPAVIAVPANHFDVVEAVRFAAEEDLRIAVQATGHGTGRPADGGLLINTSRLTSVTVDPAARTARVGAGSTWQRVLDAAVPHGLAPLMGSSSGVGAVGYTLGGGFGWLGRRFGLSSDAVRSFDLVTPDGTPIRVSDTSFPHVFWALKGGGAGSLGVVTSMEISLAEVTTVYAGNLFYPAADAEEILRRFRSWAPAQSEELTSAVAILNLPPTDDIPEPMRGQSFAVVRGCWSGDLDAGRAVVDQWRDWKTPLIDMWDVVPFAAVDSVSMDPTEPMPAMVTTEWFDDLPDEAVDIVAARVRPAPASAPLIVSGEIRHAGGAVARGALHAANDRARCGQFLLELIAVVPDPQVALAVESTLRVTRAELAPYVTGAAYLNFVSGADRAGRAADAFSADHRRRLTEIKQALDPGNRFCHGDL; encoded by the coding sequence ATGACCGCGACACCCACCTCGCCGACCGACCAGCCCGGACACGCCGCCGGCCAACCGGTGGGCAACCCCGAGCGACTCACCGTCCGTACCCGCACGTCGGTGCTCGCACAGTTGCGCGACCGCGTCGCCGGCGACGTGTTCGGTCCCGGTGACGCCGGCTACCTCGACGCCAGGTCCGGTTTCAACCGGCTCGGTGCACACCGCCCGGCGGTGATCGCCGTCCCCGCGAACCATTTCGACGTCGTCGAAGCCGTACGGTTCGCCGCCGAGGAGGACCTGCGGATCGCGGTCCAGGCGACCGGCCACGGCACCGGCCGGCCCGCCGACGGCGGACTGCTCATCAACACCTCGCGCCTGACATCTGTGACCGTCGACCCCGCTGCCAGGACGGCCCGCGTCGGTGCGGGATCGACCTGGCAGCGGGTTCTCGACGCCGCTGTTCCTCACGGTCTCGCGCCGCTGATGGGCTCGTCGAGTGGCGTCGGCGCCGTCGGTTACACCCTCGGCGGCGGATTCGGCTGGCTCGGACGGCGTTTCGGGTTGTCCTCGGATGCGGTGCGATCCTTCGATCTCGTCACCCCCGACGGCACCCCGATCCGGGTCAGCGACACCAGTTTCCCGCATGTCTTCTGGGCCCTGAAGGGCGGCGGGGCGGGCAGCCTCGGCGTCGTCACCTCGATGGAGATCTCCCTGGCCGAGGTGACCACGGTGTACGCGGGCAACCTGTTCTATCCCGCCGCCGACGCCGAGGAGATCCTCCGGCGGTTCCGGAGCTGGGCGCCCGCCCAGTCCGAGGAGCTGACCTCGGCCGTCGCCATCCTCAATCTGCCGCCCACCGACGACATCCCTGAACCGATGCGCGGACAGAGCTTCGCCGTGGTGCGCGGCTGCTGGTCCGGCGATCTCGACGCCGGCCGGGCGGTGGTCGACCAATGGCGCGACTGGAAGACCCCGCTCATCGACATGTGGGACGTGGTGCCGTTCGCGGCGGTCGATTCGGTCAGCATGGACCCCACCGAGCCGATGCCGGCGATGGTCACCACCGAGTGGTTCGACGACCTACCCGACGAGGCGGTCGACATCGTCGCGGCCAGGGTCCGACCGGCGCCGGCGTCGGCTCCGCTCATCGTGTCGGGCGAGATCCGTCACGCCGGCGGTGCCGTCGCCCGGGGCGCGTTGCACGCGGCCAACGACCGCGCACGTTGCGGCCAGTTCCTTCTCGAACTCATCGCGGTGGTCCCCGATCCGCAGGTCGCGCTGGCTGTCGAGTCGACCCTGCGGGTCACCCGCGCCGAGCTCGCGCCGTACGTGACCGGTGCCGCCTACCTGAACTTCGTTTCCGGCGCCGATCGCGCCGGCCGCGCCGCTGACGCGTTCAGCGCAGACCACCGTCGGCGCCTCACCGAGATCAAGCAGGCGCTCGACCCGGGGAACCGGTTCTGCCACGGCGACCTCTGA